One region of Natronorubrum aibiense genomic DNA includes:
- a CDS encoding SPFH domain-containing protein, whose translation MVLDLLPLQTGTGGALLFVGALVLLVVIAALLSAVEIVDAYEKRALTVFGEYRKLLEPGINFVPPFVSNTYRFDMRTQTLDVPRQEAITRDNSPVTADAVVYIKVMDAKKAFLQVDDYKRAVSNLAQTTLRAVLGDMELDDTLNKRQEINARIRQELDEPTDEWGIRVESVEVREVNPSKDVQRAMEQQTSAERKRRAMILEAQGERRSAVEKAEGDKQSEIIRAQGEKQSQILEAQGDAISTVLRARSAESMGERAVIDKGMETLSEIGQSESTTFVLPQELSSMVGRYGKHLTGSDVKEDGQQLDSLEFDEETRELIGLDDIAEIIGEIDEEAEMDLEAMEQEAQAIKEGKDAATISDPDEVIEEMDQEFAGGADADQNT comes from the coding sequence ATGGTCCTGGACCTACTCCCATTACAAACCGGTACCGGCGGTGCACTGCTGTTCGTCGGTGCCCTTGTCCTCCTCGTCGTGATCGCTGCACTGCTCAGTGCGGTCGAGATCGTCGACGCCTACGAGAAGCGTGCGCTGACCGTCTTCGGCGAGTACCGCAAACTCTTAGAGCCGGGGATCAACTTCGTCCCACCGTTCGTATCGAACACCTACCGGTTCGATATGCGAACGCAAACGCTCGACGTCCCTCGGCAGGAAGCGATCACGCGGGACAACTCGCCGGTCACGGCCGACGCCGTCGTCTACATCAAAGTGATGGACGCCAAGAAGGCGTTCCTGCAGGTCGACGACTACAAGCGAGCCGTTTCGAACCTCGCCCAGACGACCCTGCGTGCCGTGCTGGGTGATATGGAACTCGACGACACGTTGAACAAGCGCCAAGAGATCAACGCCCGCATCCGTCAGGAACTCGACGAACCCACCGACGAGTGGGGGATCCGCGTCGAGAGCGTCGAGGTCCGTGAAGTCAACCCATCGAAAGACGTCCAGCGCGCGATGGAACAACAGACCTCCGCGGAGCGCAAACGCCGCGCCATGATCCTCGAGGCACAGGGTGAACGCCGCAGTGCCGTCGAGAAGGCAGAAGGTGACAAACAAAGCGAGATCATCCGCGCACAGGGTGAAAAACAGAGCCAGATCCTCGAGGCACAGGGTGACGCGATTTCGACCGTGTTGCGCGCGAGATCGGCCGAGTCGATGGGCGAACGCGCCGTCATCGACAAGGGGATGGAGACGCTGTCGGAGATCGGCCAGAGCGAGTCGACCACGTTCGTCCTCCCGCAGGAGCTGTCCTCGATGGTCGGTCGCTACGGCAAACACCTGACCGGCAGCGACGTCAAAGAAGACGGCCAGCAACTCGACAGCCTCGAGTTCGACGAGGAGACGCGCGAACTGATTGGGCTGGACGACATCGCCGAGATCATCGGCGAAATCGACGAAGAAGCCGAGATGGATCTCGAGGCGATGGAACAGGAAGCCCAGGCGATCAAAGAGGGCAAGGACGCGGCGACGATCTCCGATCCGGACGAGGTCATCGAGGAGATGGATCAGGAGTTCGCCGGTGGCGCCGACGCCGATCAGAACACGTAA
- a CDS encoding winged helix-turn-helix transcriptional regulator: MTNPDGVDEGKRAILRRFAALGAASPLAALSEPAAADTGESDARDAIVGYLSTTPGAHFSKIRDDLQLGTGETQHHLRRLEELGAIERYRDGDYKRFVPADRFDAFEKQTLGYLRRETPRGMLIELLLNPETTAGDLATALDVSAPTVSKYAGELEDAGLLSREDGYAVERPETVLILIVRHADSFGESARRLAQNADQFIDYHG; encoded by the coding sequence ATGACGAATCCTGATGGGGTCGACGAAGGGAAACGAGCGATCCTGCGTCGCTTTGCGGCGCTCGGCGCCGCGTCGCCGCTTGCAGCTCTCTCTGAACCGGCGGCGGCTGATACCGGTGAAAGCGACGCCCGTGATGCGATCGTTGGGTATCTCTCGACGACGCCTGGCGCCCATTTCTCGAAGATCCGGGACGACCTGCAACTCGGAACCGGCGAAACCCAACACCACCTACGCCGACTCGAGGAACTCGGGGCAATCGAACGCTACCGTGACGGCGATTACAAGCGCTTCGTCCCGGCGGATCGATTCGACGCGTTCGAAAAGCAGACGCTGGGCTACCTCCGCCGGGAGACTCCGCGCGGGATGTTGATCGAACTCCTCCTCAATCCGGAGACGACGGCCGGCGACCTCGCGACGGCTCTCGACGTTTCTGCCCCCACGGTGAGCAAGTACGCCGGCGAACTCGAGGACGCCGGATTGCTCTCCCGTGAGGACGGCTACGCCGTCGAACGGCCCGAGACGGTTCTGATCTTGATCGTCCGCCACGCCGACTCCTTCGGTGAGTCGGCCCGACGGCTCGCCCAGAACGCGGATCAGTTCATCGACTATCACGGCTAG